From Micromonospora rhizosphaerae, the proteins below share one genomic window:
- a CDS encoding integrase core domain-containing protein, which translates to MSLRMLYLVFCRIAEWLTLLAESSAAKDVEILVLRHENAVLRRANPRPRLDWADRATLSALIRLLPRALKMHRLVTPATVLAWHRRLVARHWTYPNRRGRPSIDPAIVALIEQMARDNPGWGYQRIQGELLGLGYRVGASTIRRVLRRCGVPPVPLRRDHTTWRRFLSAQASTLLACDFFHVDCALTLKRLYVFFVLEVGSRYVHILGVTANPDGPWTAQQARNLLIDLGERAAQFKVLIRDRAGQFTAAFDAVLADAGITVCKIPPRSPRANAYAERFVLTARSEVTDRILIVGERHLRQTLGEYAGHYNGRRPHRALALQPPRSDRPVIDFTHERIRRRPVLGGLITEYERAA; encoded by the coding sequence GTGTCGCTACGCATGCTCTACCTCGTGTTCTGCCGCATCGCCGAGTGGCTGACCCTGCTCGCCGAGAGCAGTGCGGCCAAGGACGTGGAGATCCTGGTCCTCCGTCACGAGAACGCAGTGCTACGCCGGGCCAACCCGAGGCCGCGGTTGGACTGGGCCGACCGGGCCACGCTCAGCGCCCTGATCAGGCTTCTCCCCCGCGCGCTGAAGATGCACCGGCTCGTCACTCCCGCCACGGTCCTTGCCTGGCATCGCCGGCTGGTCGCCCGGCACTGGACCTATCCAAACCGGCGGGGGCGCCCATCGATCGACCCGGCCATCGTTGCTCTGATTGAGCAGATGGCCCGGGATAATCCCGGATGGGGCTACCAACGCATCCAGGGTGAGCTGCTCGGCCTTGGCTACCGCGTCGGCGCGTCCACCATCCGACGGGTCCTCCGACGTTGCGGGGTACCGCCGGTGCCGCTGCGACGTGACCACACCACCTGGCGGCGGTTCCTGTCTGCCCAGGCGTCGACCCTGCTCGCCTGCGATTTCTTTCATGTGGACTGCGCGCTCACCCTCAAGCGCCTGTACGTGTTCTTCGTGCTCGAGGTCGGCAGCCGTTACGTCCACATTCTCGGCGTCACCGCCAATCCCGACGGACCGTGGACAGCGCAGCAAGCCCGCAATCTGCTCATCGACCTCGGCGAACGGGCCGCGCAGTTCAAGGTCCTCATCCGGGACCGGGCCGGGCAGTTCACCGCCGCCTTCGACGCCGTGCTGGCCGACGCCGGCATCACCGTATGCAAGATCCCACCACGTAGCCCACGAGCCAACGCCTACGCGGAAAGGTTCGTCCTCACCGCCCGCAGCGAGGTCACCGACCGCATACTCATCGTCGGCGAACGACACCTACGCCAAACGCTCGGCGAGTACGCCGGCCACTACAACGGGCGACGGCCACATCGAGCCCTCGCGCTGCAGCCCCCACGATCCGACCGACCCGTCATCGACTTCACTCATGAGCGGATCAG